In one window of Haloprofundus halophilus DNA:
- a CDS encoding metal-dependent hydrolase, giving the protein MMSPTHVATGVVIAAPFTVLAPELATLVALAAMVGGVFPDLDLFVGVHRKTLHFPVYYWAVVIPTAALAAVVPSAATIAAFFFFLSAAVHSVADWFCGGNELRPWEMTSEHAVFVHPLGRWLPPKRLVRWDGSPEDLLLTVLLSLPGLFLFEGPVRLLTVAVLVVAVVYAAVRKRVPDLAPWLAE; this is encoded by the coding sequence ATGATGAGTCCGACCCACGTCGCCACCGGCGTCGTCATCGCCGCGCCGTTCACGGTTCTCGCGCCGGAACTCGCGACGCTCGTCGCGCTCGCGGCGATGGTCGGCGGCGTCTTTCCGGATCTCGACCTGTTCGTCGGCGTCCACCGGAAGACGCTGCACTTTCCGGTCTACTACTGGGCCGTCGTGATTCCGACCGCCGCGCTCGCCGCGGTCGTCCCGTCGGCGGCGACGATAGCCGCGTTCTTCTTCTTCCTCTCGGCGGCGGTCCACTCCGTCGCCGACTGGTTCTGCGGCGGTAACGAACTCCGGCCCTGGGAGATGACCTCCGAGCACGCGGTGTTCGTCCACCCGCTCGGCCGGTGGCTCCCGCCGAAGCGACTCGTCAGATGGGACGGGTCGCCCGAGGACCTGCTGCTGACGGTTCTGCTCTCGCTTCCGGGTCTCTTCCTGTTCGAGGGGCCGGTCCGACTGCTCACGGTGGCGGTGCTCGTCGTCGCCGTCGTCTACGCCGCGGTCAGAAAACGAGTGCCCGACCTCGCGCCGTGGTTGGCCGAGTGA
- a CDS encoding mechanosensitive ion channel family protein, with protein sequence MSFQSVASVVLQGTIPIEGITLGEIVQQYLVPVILFVLGVVVTLILGRAVLVPLVDRVLRQQGHDETVRTLADSVMAAVVWVLALAVGLMLAGFGTVIAALGVFGGALALAVGFAAQDLIGNFVAGVFILKDKPFEVGDWIEVGDITGRVEDIDLRVTRVRTFDNERITVPNGELANNPLKNPVAYDRLRQQFVFGIGYGDDIDHAKEAILDEVNRVPEVLDDPAPDVRVTELADSYVGLNTRFWVDEPNRSDFVRIQSDVVQNVKERLDAEGIDMPYPYRQLTGSVDVDGSVTTQDAQTPADD encoded by the coding sequence ATGTCGTTTCAGTCAGTCGCCTCGGTCGTCTTGCAGGGAACGATTCCGATAGAAGGGATCACACTCGGTGAAATCGTCCAGCAGTATCTCGTCCCGGTGATACTGTTCGTCCTCGGCGTCGTCGTTACGCTGATTCTCGGCCGGGCCGTGCTCGTCCCGCTGGTCGACCGCGTTCTCAGACAACAGGGCCACGACGAGACGGTCCGTACGCTCGCAGACAGTGTCATGGCCGCGGTCGTCTGGGTACTGGCGCTCGCCGTCGGCCTCATGCTGGCCGGCTTCGGCACCGTCATCGCCGCGCTCGGCGTGTTCGGCGGTGCGCTCGCGCTCGCCGTCGGGTTCGCCGCCCAAGACCTGATCGGCAACTTCGTCGCCGGAGTTTTCATCCTCAAGGACAAGCCGTTCGAAGTCGGCGACTGGATCGAAGTCGGCGACATCACCGGCCGCGTCGAGGATATCGACCTCAGAGTGACGCGCGTCCGGACGTTCGACAACGAGCGTATTACGGTTCCGAACGGTGAACTCGCCAACAACCCGCTGAAGAACCCCGTCGCCTACGACCGCCTCCGGCAGCAGTTCGTCTTCGGCATCGGCTACGGGGACGACATCGACCACGCGAAGGAAGCGATTCTCGACGAAGTCAACCGAGTGCCCGAAGTGCTCGACGACCCCGCACCCGACGTCCGCGTGACCGAACTGGCCGACTCCTACGTCGGCCTCAACACGCGCTTCTGGGTCGACGAACCGAACCGCTCGGACTTCGTCCGCATCCAGTCCGACGTCGTCCAGAACGTCAAAGAGCGCCTCGACGCCGAGGGAATCGACATGCCGTACCCGTACCGTCAGCTGACCGGCAGCGTCGACGTCGACGGCAGCGTGACGACGCAGGACGCACAGACGCCCGCCGACGACTGA
- the cofG gene encoding 7,8-didemethyl-8-hydroxy-5-deazariboflavin synthase subunit CofG: MFPAADEYDVDIAVDEDEVARLLSVTPDDAEPAPALTYARNVFLPLTTACRYTCTYCTYYDVPGQATLMSPEEIRETLRMGADAGCTEALFTFGDKPDARYEAIHDQLDEWGYDSILDYLYRACEIALEEGLLPHSNPGDLTESEFERLREVNASMGVMLETTADVAAHSGTRRKTPGQRLNTIRAAGRANVPFTTGLLVGIGETWRDRAESLLAIRELHERHGHVQEVIVQNVVPNERSDYETPSVEAMRRVVAMARVALPEVVSVQIPPNLSPARDLLDCGVDDLGGVSPVTDDYINPDYEWPALRELRDVADHGGVPLRERLPVYERFLPSTLRSSSVDDEPGRLDPTGTEWLSARILDAMCADDDAGRRYRALCSQ; this comes from the coding sequence GTGTTCCCCGCGGCCGACGAGTACGACGTGGACATCGCCGTCGACGAGGACGAGGTAGCGCGCCTGCTGTCGGTGACGCCCGACGACGCGGAACCGGCGCCGGCGCTCACCTACGCGCGGAACGTCTTCCTACCGCTGACGACCGCCTGTCGCTACACCTGCACCTACTGCACGTACTACGACGTCCCGGGGCAGGCGACGCTCATGTCGCCCGAGGAGATTCGAGAGACGCTCCGGATGGGTGCCGACGCCGGGTGTACGGAGGCGCTGTTCACCTTCGGCGACAAACCCGACGCCCGCTACGAAGCCATCCACGACCAACTCGACGAGTGGGGCTACGACTCGATTCTCGACTACCTCTACCGCGCCTGCGAGATCGCGCTCGAGGAGGGCCTGCTGCCGCACTCGAACCCGGGCGACCTCACCGAGTCGGAGTTCGAGCGGCTACGCGAGGTCAACGCCTCGATGGGTGTGATGCTGGAGACGACCGCCGACGTGGCCGCGCACTCCGGAACGCGCCGAAAGACGCCCGGCCAGCGCCTGAACACCATCCGAGCCGCGGGTCGCGCGAACGTCCCGTTCACCACCGGCCTCCTCGTCGGCATCGGCGAGACGTGGCGCGACCGCGCCGAGAGCCTGCTCGCCATCCGCGAGCTCCACGAGCGCCACGGGCACGTCCAGGAGGTCATCGTCCAGAACGTCGTCCCGAACGAGCGCTCGGACTACGAGACGCCGAGCGTCGAGGCGATGCGCCGCGTTGTCGCCATGGCGCGGGTCGCGCTCCCCGAGGTGGTGTCGGTGCAGATTCCGCCGAACCTCTCGCCCGCCCGCGACCTGCTCGACTGCGGCGTCGACGACCTCGGCGGCGTCTCCCCGGTGACGGACGACTACATCAACCCCGACTACGAGTGGCCGGCGCTCCGGGAACTTCGAGACGTCGCCGACCACGGCGGCGTTCCGCTCCGGGAGCGACTACCGGTGTACGAGCGGTTTCTGCCGTCGACGCTTCGCTCGTCGAGCGTCGACGACGAACCGGGGCGGTTGGACCCGACGGGAACCGAGTGGCTCTCGGCTCGTATACTGGATGCGATGTGCGCAGACGACGACGCCGGGCGGCGGTACCGGGCGCTCTGCTCCCAGTGA
- the cofC gene encoding 2-phospho-L-lactate guanylyltransferase, translating into MIVLVPYAAARPKTRLADALDPAERESFSRAMLADVVDAVVDAGVEPTVVATESVELDARASVVVDDRPLSRAVNDRLAGAEEPTAVVMSDLALATPRVLSRLLDAGGDVVVAPGRGGGTNALVVRHPAFRVDYHGTSYLDHLRVARDVGASVREFDSMRLSTDIDEPADLVEVLLHTDGRARDWLLDAGFEVDAHDGRVGVRRER; encoded by the coding sequence ATGATCGTTCTCGTTCCCTACGCAGCAGCGCGTCCGAAGACGCGCCTCGCCGACGCGCTCGACCCGGCCGAGCGGGAGTCGTTCTCGCGGGCGATGCTCGCGGACGTCGTCGACGCGGTCGTCGACGCCGGCGTCGAACCGACGGTAGTGGCGACCGAGTCGGTCGAACTCGACGCCCGAGCGTCCGTCGTCGTCGACGACCGACCGCTCTCGAGGGCGGTCAACGACCGCCTCGCCGGGGCGGAGGAACCCACGGCCGTCGTCATGAGCGACCTCGCGCTCGCCACGCCGCGCGTGCTCTCCCGACTTCTCGACGCCGGCGGCGACGTCGTCGTCGCCCCCGGACGCGGCGGCGGGACGAACGCGCTCGTCGTCCGCCACCCCGCGTTCCGCGTCGACTACCACGGGACCTCGTACCTCGACCACCTCCGCGTCGCCCGCGACGTCGGCGCGAGCGTCCGCGAGTTCGACTCGATGCGACTGTCGACCGATATCGACGAACCGGCCGACCTCGTCGAGGTGTTGCTCCACACCGACGGCCGGGCGCGCGACTGGCTCCTCGACGCCGGGTTCGAGGTCGACGCGCACGACGGTCGCGTCGGCGTGCGACGCGAACGTTGA
- a CDS encoding tubulin/FtsZ family protein, which produces MKLAMIGFGQAGGKIVDKFVEYDQRHGSDIVRAAVAVNSAKADLMGLTNIPKEQRVLIGQSRVKGHGVGADNELGAEVAEEDIDEVQGAIDGIPVHEVDAFLVVSGLGGGTGSGGAPVLAKHLKRIYTEPVYGLGILPGSDEGGIYTLNAARSFQTFVREVDNLLVFDNDAWRKTGESVQGGYDEINDEIVRRFGILFGAGEVKAGQEVAESVVDSSEIINTLSGGGVSTVGYASESVEEEQSGGLLSRLTGGGGGDDTLDTAHTTNRITSLVRKAALGRLTLPCEIEGTERALLVMAGPPRHLNRKGIERGRKWLEEQTGSMEVRGGDYPVTGSGFVAGVILLSGVTNVPRIKELQQVAIEAQDNIDEINRESDTNLQNLVNDDEDELESLF; this is translated from the coding sequence ATGAAACTGGCAATGATCGGCTTCGGGCAAGCCGGCGGGAAAATCGTCGACAAGTTCGTCGAGTACGACCAACGACACGGCAGCGATATCGTCCGGGCGGCGGTGGCGGTCAACTCCGCGAAAGCCGACCTGATGGGTCTGACGAACATCCCGAAGGAACAGCGCGTGCTCATCGGACAGTCGCGCGTCAAGGGTCACGGCGTCGGCGCGGACAACGAACTCGGCGCGGAAGTCGCCGAGGAGGACATCGACGAGGTACAGGGAGCCATCGACGGGATTCCGGTCCACGAGGTGGATGCCTTCCTCGTCGTCTCCGGTCTCGGCGGCGGCACCGGCAGCGGCGGCGCACCGGTTCTCGCCAAACACCTCAAGCGCATCTACACCGAACCCGTCTACGGTCTCGGCATCCTCCCGGGCAGCGACGAGGGCGGCATCTACACGCTCAACGCCGCGCGCTCGTTCCAGACGTTCGTCCGCGAAGTCGACAATCTGCTCGTCTTCGACAACGACGCGTGGCGGAAAACCGGCGAGTCGGTGCAGGGCGGCTACGACGAGATCAACGACGAGATCGTCCGGCGCTTCGGCATCCTCTTCGGCGCGGGCGAGGTCAAGGCGGGGCAGGAAGTCGCGGAGAGCGTCGTCGACTCCTCCGAAATCATCAACACGCTCTCCGGCGGCGGCGTCTCCACGGTCGGCTACGCCTCCGAGTCGGTCGAGGAGGAGCAGTCCGGCGGACTCCTCTCGCGGCTGACCGGCGGCGGTGGCGGCGACGACACGCTCGACACCGCGCACACGACGAACCGCATCACGAGCCTCGTCCGCAAGGCGGCGCTCGGACGGCTGACGCTCCCGTGTGAGATCGAAGGCACCGAGCGCGCGCTGTTGGTTATGGCGGGTCCGCCGCGGCACCTCAACCGGAAAGGAATAGAGCGCGGCCGCAAGTGGCTCGAGGAGCAGACCGGGAGCATGGAAGTCCGCGGCGGCGACTACCCCGTCACCGGCAGCGGCTTCGTCGCGGGCGTCATCCTGCTTTCGGGCGTGACGAACGTCCCCCGAATCAAGGAGCTCCAGCAGGTCGCCATCGAGGCGCAGGACAACATCGACGAAATCAACCGCGAGAGCGATACCAACCTCCAGAACCTGGTCAACGATGACGAGGACGAACTTGAATCGCTCTTCTAA
- a CDS encoding complex I NDUFA9 subunit family protein, which produces MKVLVVGGTGFVGTHLAAELLDRGHEVTVLSRSPESDDLPPGVETARGDVTAYDSIEGAFEGKDVAVNLVALSPLFKPSGGDEKHFEVHLGGTENVVKAAEEHGVSKLVQMSALGADPNGPTAYIRSKGEAEDVVRSSELDWVVFRPSVIFGDGGEFVPFTKKLAPPYLTPLPGGGKTGFQPIWVGDIASMLADAAEDDDHVGQVYEIGGPEKLTLAEVARKAHGAEGRSVNVVPVPMGLAGIGLGIGGKIPGFPMGSDQYRSLQFDNTTDDNDIDAFGKRASDLKTLDAYLRDSSR; this is translated from the coding sequence ATGAAAGTGCTCGTCGTCGGCGGAACTGGGTTCGTCGGAACGCACCTCGCAGCGGAACTGCTCGACCGCGGTCACGAGGTGACGGTGCTGTCGAGAAGTCCCGAAAGCGACGACCTGCCGCCGGGCGTCGAAACCGCCCGCGGCGACGTGACCGCCTACGACTCCATCGAGGGGGCGTTCGAAGGGAAGGACGTCGCCGTCAACCTCGTCGCGCTGTCGCCGCTTTTCAAACCCAGCGGCGGCGACGAGAAACACTTCGAGGTCCACCTCGGCGGCACCGAGAACGTCGTGAAAGCCGCCGAGGAGCACGGCGTTTCGAAGCTCGTCCAGATGAGCGCGCTCGGGGCGGACCCGAACGGCCCGACGGCGTACATCCGGTCGAAGGGCGAAGCCGAGGACGTCGTGAGGAGCTCCGAGCTCGACTGGGTCGTCTTCCGACCCTCGGTCATCTTCGGCGACGGCGGCGAGTTCGTCCCCTTCACGAAGAAGCTCGCGCCGCCGTACCTCACCCCGCTTCCGGGCGGCGGGAAAACCGGGTTCCAGCCGATCTGGGTCGGCGATATCGCGTCGATGCTCGCCGACGCCGCGGAGGACGACGACCACGTGGGACAGGTGTACGAGATCGGCGGGCCGGAGAAGCTGACGCTCGCGGAGGTAGCGAGGAAAGCCCACGGTGCGGAGGGTCGATCCGTGAACGTCGTACCAGTGCCGATGGGATTGGCCGGCATCGGCCTCGGCATCGGCGGGAAGATACCCGGGTTCCCGATGGGGAGCGACCAGTACCGGTCGCTGCAGTTCGACAACACGACCGACGACAACGACATCGACGCGTTCGGCAAGCGCGCGTCCGACCTGAAGACGCTCGACGCGTATCTCCGCGATTCGTCGCGGTAA
- the tmk gene encoding dTMP kinase produces MLITLEGLDGSGKTTVWEALHDSHPDAVFTREPTNSWYGDAVDRAIRDDDADPLASLFLFTADHADHLSRVIRPALADGELVISDRYSDSRYAYQAVELQQSEINRPLEYIRGIHAAFTRPPDATIYFDVDPETAAARSGATNKFEQAEYLASVRANYERLIDAERHRFVRVDATKSPEEVIDRVEEAVDRLVDARGD; encoded by the coding sequence ATGCTCATCACGCTGGAGGGTCTCGACGGCAGCGGCAAGACGACGGTGTGGGAGGCGTTGCACGACTCGCACCCCGACGCCGTCTTCACCCGCGAACCGACGAACTCCTGGTACGGCGACGCGGTCGACCGCGCCATCCGCGACGACGACGCCGACCCGCTGGCCTCGCTGTTTCTCTTCACGGCCGACCACGCCGACCACCTCTCGCGGGTGATTCGACCCGCGCTGGCCGACGGCGAACTCGTCATCTCCGACCGCTACTCGGACTCGCGGTACGCGTATCAGGCCGTCGAACTCCAGCAGTCCGAGATAAACCGTCCCCTGGAGTACATCCGCGGCATCCACGCCGCTTTCACCCGTCCGCCGGACGCGACCATCTACTTCGACGTCGACCCGGAGACGGCGGCGGCGCGAAGCGGCGCGACCAACAAGTTCGAGCAGGCGGAGTATCTCGCCTCGGTCCGCGCGAACTACGAGCGCCTCATCGACGCGGAACGGCACCGCTTCGTCCGCGTCGACGCGACGAAATCGCCCGAGGAGGTCATCGACCGGGTCGAAGAGGCCGTCGACCGGTTGGTCGACGCCCGCGGCGACTGA
- a CDS encoding thiamine pyrophosphate-dependent dehydrogenase E1 component subunit alpha: MHRLIDDRSLSESSLSADDARAAYVDMVRTRRFDERALALQRRGWMSGYPPFLGQEASQVGAAHAMADDDWLFPTYRSNALQIARGVPMSDILRFRRGYPEYHSDHDVPVFPQAVPIASQIPHAAGAGMARNYRGNDEAMLVCFGDGATSEGDFHEGLNFAGVFDAPVVFFCENNDWAISLPRERQTASESIAVKAEAYGLEGIQVDGNDPLAVREAVEQGLEAARNGSPVLVESLTYRRGAHTTADDPSVYRDDDPDLPEWRTRDPLERFEEFLRAEGLVDDEFVESAYDDANEELSEAVEVAESGPRADPDELFDFVYESLPPELEAQRERMHRSIETHDPQELDR; encoded by the coding sequence ATGCATCGACTCATCGACGACCGGTCGCTCTCGGAGTCGTCGCTCTCGGCCGACGACGCCCGGGCGGCGTACGTCGACATGGTCCGAACGCGGCGATTCGACGAGCGCGCGCTCGCGCTACAGCGGCGCGGGTGGATGAGCGGGTATCCCCCGTTTCTCGGACAAGAGGCGTCGCAGGTCGGCGCGGCCCACGCGATGGCCGACGACGACTGGCTCTTCCCGACCTACCGTTCGAACGCGCTCCAGATCGCCCGCGGCGTCCCGATGAGCGACATCCTCCGCTTCCGGCGCGGCTACCCCGAGTACCACTCCGACCACGACGTGCCGGTGTTCCCGCAGGCGGTTCCCATCGCCAGCCAGATTCCGCACGCCGCCGGCGCGGGGATGGCGCGCAACTACCGGGGAAACGACGAGGCGATGTTGGTCTGCTTCGGCGACGGCGCGACGAGCGAGGGCGACTTCCACGAGGGGCTGAACTTCGCGGGCGTGTTCGACGCGCCGGTCGTCTTCTTCTGTGAGAACAACGACTGGGCCATCTCACTGCCGCGCGAGCGACAGACCGCCAGCGAGTCTATCGCCGTCAAAGCCGAGGCGTACGGTCTCGAGGGGATCCAGGTCGACGGCAACGACCCGCTCGCGGTCCGCGAGGCGGTCGAGCAGGGGCTCGAAGCCGCTCGAAACGGTTCGCCCGTGCTGGTCGAGAGCCTCACCTACCGCCGCGGCGCGCACACGACCGCCGACGACCCCTCCGTCTACCGCGACGACGACCCCGACCTCCCCGAGTGGCGCACCCGCGACCCGCTCGAACGGTTCGAGGAGTTCCTCCGCGCGGAGGGCCTCGTCGACGACGAGTTCGTCGAGAGCGCGTACGACGACGCCAACGAGGAGCTGTCCGAGGCGGTCGAAGTCGCCGAATCCGGTCCCCGCGCCGACCCCGACGAACTGTTCGACTTCGTCTACGAGTCGCTGCCGCCGGAGCTCGAAGCCCAGCGCGAGCGGATGCACCGCTCGATCGAAACCCACGACCCCCAGGAACTGGACCGATAG
- a CDS encoding M48 family metallopeptidase, producing MRLLFRTFAAVVGLSLLAFYAVLAVLTYRFLVLLWSVRPDPATSVALVGGVVLLTAWANYRFGTSRLLASVEASRLLPERAPGLYRRLDALSERMEIATPTVYVARLAAPNAFALGGPRDGIVVVDRSLFRMLSGDEFEALLAHELAHLEGYDGLVQTFAFSALRTVVSVLAVALLPVALFLEGVARATAWLRGTPTATPLSNGGYGVGGVVTLVAVGLTLFVRAYSRRREFAADDRAVEVTGRPLSLARALERLQQATESPLSRFFGLPAPPTPGPEDETRLGRLLSTHPPLEARIERLVESAEERDAAARSIPIR from the coding sequence ATGCGACTCCTCTTCCGCACGTTCGCGGCCGTGGTGGGACTGTCGCTTCTGGCGTTCTACGCCGTCTTGGCCGTCCTGACGTACCGGTTTCTCGTCCTCCTCTGGTCGGTCCGGCCCGACCCCGCAACGAGCGTCGCCCTCGTCGGCGGCGTCGTCCTCCTGACGGCGTGGGCCAACTACCGCTTCGGCACGTCGAGACTGTTGGCGAGCGTCGAAGCGAGTCGACTCCTGCCCGAGCGCGCGCCGGGGCTCTACCGCCGCCTCGACGCGCTGTCCGAGCGCATGGAGATCGCGACGCCGACGGTGTACGTCGCCCGACTCGCCGCGCCGAACGCGTTCGCCCTCGGCGGACCGAGAGACGGCATCGTCGTCGTCGACCGCTCGCTGTTTCGGATGCTCTCGGGCGACGAGTTCGAGGCGCTGTTGGCGCACGAACTCGCGCACCTGGAGGGGTACGACGGGTTGGTGCAGACGTTCGCTTTCAGCGCGCTCCGAACCGTCGTCAGCGTGCTCGCCGTCGCGCTGTTACCCGTCGCGCTGTTCCTCGAGGGCGTCGCCCGGGCGACGGCGTGGCTCCGCGGCACGCCGACGGCGACGCCGCTGTCGAACGGCGGGTACGGCGTCGGCGGCGTCGTCACGCTCGTCGCGGTCGGGTTGACGCTGTTCGTCCGGGCGTACTCGCGGCGGCGGGAGTTCGCCGCCGACGACAGAGCCGTCGAGGTGACGGGGCGGCCGCTGTCGCTCGCTCGCGCACTCGAGCGACTCCAGCAGGCGACGGAGTCGCCGTTGAGCCGCTTTTTCGGCCTCCCGGCCCCGCCGACGCCGGGGCCCGAAGACGAGACGCGACTCGGCCGATTGCTGTCGACGCACCCACCGCTGGAAGCGCGTATCGAACGGTTAGTCGAGAGCGCCGAGGAGCGGGACGCGGCGGCGCGGTCGATTCCGATTCGGTGA